Proteins encoded in a region of the Capra hircus breed San Clemente chromosome 3, ASM170441v1, whole genome shotgun sequence genome:
- the C3H1orf68 gene encoding skin-specific protein 32, translating to MCDQQKQPEFPPSCVKGSGLGVVQSTKCTSVKCPPPCPTQTFVKCSPPCPTQSFVKCPGPCLTQTYVKCPPLCPTQNYVKCPVPFQTKTCVKYVTPCQTLVKCPAPSQTTYVKCPAPCQTFVKCPAPCQTTCVKSPAPCQTQTYYVQTPAPSQTYYAQAPVRGSVTSCCVPDPCSAPCSTSYCCLAPRTFGVSPLRRWIQRPQDCNSGSSGGCEDSGCCGSGCCSSGCCSSGCCGSGCCCLGIIPMRSRGPACCDCDDDCDC from the coding sequence ATGTGTGACCAGCAGAAACAGCCAGAATTCCCTCCATCTTGTGTGaaaggttcaggattgggagttGTGCAGAGTACCAAATGTACTTCTGTAAAATGCCCACCTCCATGCCCGACTCAAACCTTCGTGAAATGCTCACCTCCATGTCCAACTCAAAGCTTTGTGAAATGCCCAGGTCCATGTCTGACTCAAACCTACGTGAAATGTCCACCTCTGTGTCCAACTCAAAACTATGTGAAATGTCCAGTTCCGTTCCAGACGAAGACCTGTGTGAAATATGTAACTCCTTGCCAGACCCTTGTGAAGTGCCCAGCTCCAAGCCAGACGACCTACGTGAAATGCCCGGCTCCTTGCCAGACATTTGTGAAGTGCCCTGCTCCATGCCAGACGACCTGTGTGAAATCCCCAGCCCCTTGCCAGACCCAGACATACTATGTTCAGACCCCTGCTCCTTCCCAAACCTACTATGCTCAGGCTCCTGTGAGAGGCTCAGTCACCTCATGTTGTGTCCCTGATCCATGCTCTGCTCCTTGTTCCACCAGCTACTGCTGTCTGGCTCCCCGGACCTTTGGGGTGAGTCCTCTGAGACGCTGGATCCAACGGCCCCAGGACTGCAACTCAGGATCGTCTGGTGGCTGTGAGGATTCCGGATGCTGTGGTTCTGGGTGCTGCAGCTCTGGGTGCTGCAGCTCTGGATGCTGCGGCTCTGGATGCTGTTGTCTAGGAATTATTCCCATGAGGTCCCGAGGTCCTGCATGCTGTGATTGCGATGATGACTGCGACTGTTAA